One Brassica napus cultivar Da-Ae chromosome A1, Da-Ae, whole genome shotgun sequence genomic region harbors:
- the LOC106361322 gene encoding protein SHORT HYPOCOTYL IN WHITE LIGHT 1 has protein sequence MPSSAPISSPSSLALLSTKTRSPLSFFLLTPPKPLIFSSTTRTPDLPSSLFASRRPRDFINGRDEFVDGARSWNRKIRPEYGFDDEDYEDEHEEEEEEDRSLDLLLRFVENVFRKVSKRARRAVRTILPVSISTKLVGFSVNGVLILAFLWILKAFLEVACTLGTIVFTSILLIRGLWAGVAYVQESRNNRINELADDPRAWNGVQPAS, from the exons ATGCCATCTTCCGCACCAATCTCATCGCCGTCTTCTCTCGCTCTCCTCTCAACCAAAACTCGATCTCCActctccttcttcctcctcaCTCCCCCCAAACCCCTAATCTTCTCCTCCACAACCAGAACCCCCGATCTTCCTTCTTCCCTTTTCGCTTCCCGGCGACCTCGCGATTTCATCAAC GGGAGGGATGAGTTCGTCGACGGTGCGCGGAGCTGGAACCGGAAGATCAGACCGGAGTACGGGTTCGACGACGAGGATTACGAAGACGAGcacgaggaggaggaagaagaagatagaagcTTGGATCTTTTACTTAGGTTCGTGGAGAATGTCTTCAGAAAGGTTTCAAAGAGAGCGAGGAGAGCCGTTAGAACAATCTTGCCTGTTTCCATCTCCACGAAGCTC GTGGGTTTCTCAGTGAATGGTGTACTTATACTTGCGTTTTTGTGGATCTTGAAGGCCTTTCTCGAG GTAGCTTGCACACTTGGGACTATTGTATTTACGAGCATTCTACTTATACGGGGGCTTTGGGCTGGTGTAGCATACGTACAAGAAAGCCGCAACAACAGGATCAACGAACTCGCTGATGACCCTCGTGCTTGGAACGGGGTGCAACCAGCTTCTTGA
- the LOC106361132 gene encoding inositol-tetrakisphosphate 1-kinase 2, whose product MFGTLASGDIETARLRRNLGVTRNLGFSCGGFEDLGMRLEGDNMKLQGEGDEEEDEETASFEIQQHPFQQTQKLVVGYALTSKKKKSFLQPKLELMARRKGICFVAIDLNRPLSEQGPFDVVLHKLLGKEWQEVIEDYQQTHPEVTVLDPPSSIQRIYNRQSMLQGMADLKLSDCSGSMFVPKQMVVLKDSASSADKVVEAGLKFPLVAKPLWIDGTAKSHQLFLAYDRRSLAELDPPLVLQEFVNHGGVMFKVFVVGDIIKVVRRFSLPNISNCDKAKVEGAFKFPRVSSSAASADNADLDPSVAELPPKSFLEALVKELRTLLGLRLFNIDMIREHGSKNVFYVIDVNYFPGYGKMPDYEQVFVDFFQNLAQARHKKRHCK is encoded by the exons ATGTTTGGGACTCTCGCTTCCGGAGATATCGAAACCGCCAGATTGAGGCGTAATTTGGGGGTAACACGCAATTTAGGGTTTTCCTGCGGTGGATTTGAGGACCTGGGTATGAGATTGGAAGGCGACAACATGAAGCTACAAGGAGAAggtgacgaagaagaagatgaagaaacggCGTCGTTTGAGATTCAGCAGCATCCGTTTCAGCAGACGCAGAAGCTTGTTGTTGGGTATGCTCTCActtccaagaagaagaagagtttctTGCAGCCCAAGCTTGAACTCATGGCTAG GAGAAAAGGCATTTGCTTTGTCGCCATCGATTTGAACCGTCCACTTTCTGAACAAGGACCATTTGATGTTGTTTTGCATAAG TTACTGGGAAAAGAGTGGCAAGAGGTTATTGAG GATTATCAGCAGACACACCCGGAAGTGACTGTGCTTGATCCTCCAAGTTCAATCCAGCGTATATATAACCGACAATCGATGCTTCAGGGCATGGCGGATTTGAAGCTGTCTGATTGCAGCG GCAGCATGTTTGTTCCAAAGCAAATGGTTGTCTTGAAAGATTCAGCATCTAGTGCCGATAAAGTTGTGGAAGCTGGTCTTAAATTTCCACTAG TTGCGAAGCCTCTCTGGATCGATGGAACTGCAAAGTCACACCAGTTGTTCTTAGCTTATGACAGGCGCTCGCTTGCAGAACTTGATCCGCCTTTAGTCTTGCAAGAGTTTGTTAATCATG GTGGAGTTATGTTCAAGGTTTTTGTGGTTGGTGATATCATAAAAGTTGTGAGACGGTTCTCTCTGCCAAATATAAGTAACTGCGACAAAGCCAAAGTTGAAGGCGCCTTCAAATTCCCGAGGGTTTCATCTTCTGCTGCTTCAGCGGATAACGCAGACTTGGACCCTAGTGTTGCTGAGCTGCCTCCAAAGTCTTTCCTTGAGGCCCTTGTGAAAGAGCTACGAACCTTATTG GGACTTCGGCTTTTCAACATAGACATGATCAGAGAACATGGGAGCAAGAACGTGTTTTATGTTATTGACGTCAATTACTTTCCTG GTTATGGAAAGATGCCAGATTACGAGCAAGTGTTTGTAGATTTCTTCCAAAACCTGGCGCAGGCCAGACATAAGAAGAGACATTGTAAATGA
- the LOC106354453 gene encoding aspartate--tRNA ligase, chloroplastic/mitochondrial isoform X2, whose product MSLLLRTLPLRHASFSLFLSATAISASNAAVSFLLPKPRSLPQRTFCNSAAAAASADAVVVKSNPSPPSVLKWVSRTGRCGELSVEDVGKRVHLCGWVALHRVHGGLTFLNLRDHTGIVQVRTLPDEFPEAHGLVNDMRLEYVVSVEGTVRTRPNESVNKKMKTGSLEVVAEHVEILNPVRSKLPFLVTTSDETKDSIKEDIRLRFRCLDLRRQQMKNNILLRHNVVKLIRRYLEDMHGFIEIETPILSRSTPEGARDYLVPSRIQSGTFYALPQSPQLFKQMLMVSGFDKYYQIARCFRDEDLRADRQPEFTQLDMEMAFMPMEDMLKLNEDLIRKVFSEIKGIQLPNPFPRLTYADAMDRYGSDRPDTRFDLELKDVSNVFTESSFRVFTEAIESGGIIKVLCVPLGAQKYSNSALKKGDVYNEAMKSGAKGLPFLKVLDNGDLEGVAALVSSLDSESKTNFVRQCGAKPGDLILFGVGPATSVNKTLDRLRLFVAHDMDLVDHSKHSILWVTDFPMFEWNEPEQRLEALHHPFTAPRPEDMDDLPSARALAYDMVYNGVEIGGGSLRIYKRDVQEKVLEIIGISAEEAEAKFGYLLEALDMGAPPHGGIAYGLDRMVMMLAGASSIRDVIAFPKTTTAQCALTRTPSEVDPKQLQDLSIRTN is encoded by the exons ATGTCTCTCTTACTCCGAACTTTACCTCTCCGACACGCTTCATTTTCTCTTTTCCTCTCCGCCACGGCCATATCCGCCTCAAACGCCGCCGTTTCATTCCTCCTACCCAAACCGAGAAGCCTACCTCAAAGAACCTTCTGCAATTCAGCTGCCGCGGCTGCCTCCGCTGACGCCGTTGTAGTGAAGTCGAATCCTTCTCCTCCCTCTGTTCTCAAATGGGTTTCGCGCACTGGGCGTTGCGGTGAGCTATCAGTGGAAGATGTTGGTAAAAGAGTCCACCTTTGCGGATGGGTCGCCCTTCACCGAGTCCATGGAGGTCTCACTTTCCTTAATCTTCGAGATCATACCGGCATTGTCCAG GTTAGGACGCTTCCGGATGAGTTTCCTGAGGCTCATGGCTTGGTCAATGACATGAGGCTTGAGTACGTTGTTTCTGTGGAAGGCACTGTTCGTACTAGGCCTAATGAGTCCGTCAACAAGAAGATGAAAACTGGATCCCTTGAG GTAGTTGCAGAGCATGTTGAAATATTGAATCCTGTGAGGTCAAAGCTTCCTTTCCTAGTTACTACTTCTGACGAGACAAAAGACTCAATTAAAGAAGACATTCGCTTAAG ATTCCGATGTCTTGATCTACGCCGTCAGCAAATGAAGAATAATATTCTTCTTCGCCATAACGTGGTGAAGCTGATCAGGAGGTATCTAGAAGACATGCATGGGTTTATTGAG ATTGAAACTCCGATACTCTCTAGATCTACTCCAGAAGGCGCACGAGATTATCTGGTTCCCTCAAGAATTCAG TCAGGAACATTCTATGCTTTGCCACAAAGTCCGCAGCTCTTCAAACAAATGTTAATGGTCTCTGGTTTTGACAAATATTATCAGATAGCAAG ATGTTTTAGAGATGAAGATCTAAGAGCTGATAGGCAACCTGAATTCACTCAGCTTGATATGGAAATGGCTTTCATGCCTATGGAGGACATGCTGAAGCTCAATGAAGATCTTATCCGTAAG GTCTTTTCAGAGATTAAAGGTATCCAGCTACCTAATCCATTTCCAAGATTGACGTATGCTGATGCAATGGATCGATATGGTTCAGATAGACCAGATACAAGATTTGATCTTGAGTTGAAAGAT GTGTCAAATGTTTTCACAGAATCGTCCTTCAGAGTTTTCACGGAGGCCATTGAAAGTGGTGGAATCATTAAGGTGTTATGTGTGCCATTGGGTGCTCAAAAGTATTCAAACTCGGCTCTAAAAAAAGGAGATGTTTACAATGAAGCAATGAAATCTGGAGCCAAGGGTCTGCCTTTCTTGAAGGTGTTGGATAATG GCGATCTCGAGGGAGTTGCAGCATTAGTGTCTAGTTTAGACTCGGAGAGTAAAACAAACTTTGTGAGACAATGTGGAGCAAAGCCTGGTGATCTTATTTTATTCGGAGTGGGTCCTGCTACTTCTGTTAACAAAACCCTAGACAGGCTAAGACTCTTTGTAGCCCATGACATGGATTTGGTCGACCAT TCCAAACACTCCATTCTATGGGTAACAGACTTCCCAATGTTTGAGTGGAATGAACCAGAGCAGAGGCTTGAGGCGTTACATCATCCATTCACAGCTCCAAGGCCTGAAGATATGGATGACTTACCTTCTGCACGAGCTCTTGCCTATGACATGGTCTATAATGGCGTCGAG ATTGGTGGAGGAAGTTTAAGGATATATAAGCGGGATGTCCAAGAAAAGGTTTTGGAGATCATTGGCATCTCAGCTGAAGAG GCTGAAGCAAAGTTTGGCTATCTTCTGGAGGCTCTTGACATGGGTGCTCCTCCTCATG GTGGAATTGCTTATGGATTAGATAGGATGGTAATGATGCTGGCAGGTGCGAGTTCCATAAGGGATGTAATAGCTTTCCCAAAGACAACCACTGCGCAATGTGCACTAACCAGAACTCCCTCGGAAGTCGATCCAAAGCAGCTCCAAGATCTCTCCATCCGCACCAACTAA
- the LOC106354453 gene encoding aspartate--tRNA ligase, chloroplastic/mitochondrial isoform X1, translated as MSLLLRTLPLRHASFSLFLSATAISASNAAVSFLLPKPRSLPQRTFCNSAAAAASADAVVVKSNPSPPSVLKWVSRTGRCGELSVEDVGKRVHLCGWVALHRVHGGLTFLNLRDHTGIVQVRTLPDEFPEAHGLVNDMRLEYVVSVEGTVRTRPNESVNKKMKTGSLEVVAEHVEILNPVRSKLPFLVTTSDETKDSIKEDIRLRFRCLDLRRQQMKNNILLRHNVVKLIRRYLEDMHGFIEIETPILSRSTPEGARDYLVPSRIQSGTFYALPQSPQLFKQMLMVSGFDKYYQIARCFRDEDLRADRQPEFTQLDMEMAFMPMEDMLKLNEDLIRKVFSEIKGIQLPNPFPRLTYADAMDRYGSDRPDTRFDLELKDVSNVFTESSFRVFTEAIESGGIIKVLCVPLGAQKYSNSALKKGDVYNEAMKSGAKGLPFLKVLDNGDLEGVAALVSSLDSESKTNFVRQCGAKPGDLILFGVGPATSVNKTLDRLRLFVAHDMDLVDHSKHSILWVTDFPMFEWNEPEQRLEALHHPFTAPRPEDMDDLPSARALAYDMVYNGVEIGGGSLRIYKRDVQEKVLEIIGISAEEVRITLFDYYRKAFSHAVFYKQAEAKFGYLLEALDMGAPPHGGIAYGLDRMVMMLAGASSIRDVIAFPKTTTAQCALTRTPSEVDPKQLQDLSIRTN; from the exons ATGTCTCTCTTACTCCGAACTTTACCTCTCCGACACGCTTCATTTTCTCTTTTCCTCTCCGCCACGGCCATATCCGCCTCAAACGCCGCCGTTTCATTCCTCCTACCCAAACCGAGAAGCCTACCTCAAAGAACCTTCTGCAATTCAGCTGCCGCGGCTGCCTCCGCTGACGCCGTTGTAGTGAAGTCGAATCCTTCTCCTCCCTCTGTTCTCAAATGGGTTTCGCGCACTGGGCGTTGCGGTGAGCTATCAGTGGAAGATGTTGGTAAAAGAGTCCACCTTTGCGGATGGGTCGCCCTTCACCGAGTCCATGGAGGTCTCACTTTCCTTAATCTTCGAGATCATACCGGCATTGTCCAG GTTAGGACGCTTCCGGATGAGTTTCCTGAGGCTCATGGCTTGGTCAATGACATGAGGCTTGAGTACGTTGTTTCTGTGGAAGGCACTGTTCGTACTAGGCCTAATGAGTCCGTCAACAAGAAGATGAAAACTGGATCCCTTGAG GTAGTTGCAGAGCATGTTGAAATATTGAATCCTGTGAGGTCAAAGCTTCCTTTCCTAGTTACTACTTCTGACGAGACAAAAGACTCAATTAAAGAAGACATTCGCTTAAG ATTCCGATGTCTTGATCTACGCCGTCAGCAAATGAAGAATAATATTCTTCTTCGCCATAACGTGGTGAAGCTGATCAGGAGGTATCTAGAAGACATGCATGGGTTTATTGAG ATTGAAACTCCGATACTCTCTAGATCTACTCCAGAAGGCGCACGAGATTATCTGGTTCCCTCAAGAATTCAG TCAGGAACATTCTATGCTTTGCCACAAAGTCCGCAGCTCTTCAAACAAATGTTAATGGTCTCTGGTTTTGACAAATATTATCAGATAGCAAG ATGTTTTAGAGATGAAGATCTAAGAGCTGATAGGCAACCTGAATTCACTCAGCTTGATATGGAAATGGCTTTCATGCCTATGGAGGACATGCTGAAGCTCAATGAAGATCTTATCCGTAAG GTCTTTTCAGAGATTAAAGGTATCCAGCTACCTAATCCATTTCCAAGATTGACGTATGCTGATGCAATGGATCGATATGGTTCAGATAGACCAGATACAAGATTTGATCTTGAGTTGAAAGAT GTGTCAAATGTTTTCACAGAATCGTCCTTCAGAGTTTTCACGGAGGCCATTGAAAGTGGTGGAATCATTAAGGTGTTATGTGTGCCATTGGGTGCTCAAAAGTATTCAAACTCGGCTCTAAAAAAAGGAGATGTTTACAATGAAGCAATGAAATCTGGAGCCAAGGGTCTGCCTTTCTTGAAGGTGTTGGATAATG GCGATCTCGAGGGAGTTGCAGCATTAGTGTCTAGTTTAGACTCGGAGAGTAAAACAAACTTTGTGAGACAATGTGGAGCAAAGCCTGGTGATCTTATTTTATTCGGAGTGGGTCCTGCTACTTCTGTTAACAAAACCCTAGACAGGCTAAGACTCTTTGTAGCCCATGACATGGATTTGGTCGACCAT TCCAAACACTCCATTCTATGGGTAACAGACTTCCCAATGTTTGAGTGGAATGAACCAGAGCAGAGGCTTGAGGCGTTACATCATCCATTCACAGCTCCAAGGCCTGAAGATATGGATGACTTACCTTCTGCACGAGCTCTTGCCTATGACATGGTCTATAATGGCGTCGAG ATTGGTGGAGGAAGTTTAAGGATATATAAGCGGGATGTCCAAGAAAAGGTTTTGGAGATCATTGGCATCTCAGCTGAAGAGGTGAGAATCACTTTGTTTGATTATTACAGAAAAGCCTTTTCTCATGCTGTTTTCTACAAACAGGCTGAAGCAAAGTTTGGCTATCTTCTGGAGGCTCTTGACATGGGTGCTCCTCCTCATG GTGGAATTGCTTATGGATTAGATAGGATGGTAATGATGCTGGCAGGTGCGAGTTCCATAAGGGATGTAATAGCTTTCCCAAAGACAACCACTGCGCAATGTGCACTAACCAGAACTCCCTCGGAAGTCGATCCAAAGCAGCTCCAAGATCTCTCCATCCGCACCAACTAA
- the LOC106360857 gene encoding cilia- and flagella-associated protein 251, with amino-acid sequence MKKQSSSRSQRGSRGIKGKHVVQICVLLGVCIWLIYQVKYSHDKKKELYEGDVKKSTVLLENEEGMVKLGRKDLLPGYHKQNEKEKRVEEEEEDEEEEEKESKSRVENSSTHEEEEKEDEEDEEEEDKNKLGEEVVEEDEEENKHEEEDDIDEQDQSKDDELLQEEKEKEAETNHADEIDVTVHEAREEHYKADDTSSAVSHESRILNTEKLNESYGNSTGPSQENSSNTTTNEVGVQKEPVLKLGEAESKDSVEKTVNAVTELRGETVNGNSTEAVLEASGFVQNETRTMQERSQEHDKTEDGAPPSGSSDLQNVVELEQTRNETDANITVSANITNTSSIQDEFRNSTSESSLVENISGSNTTEVVKESSTSEGDEETEEKESSNHFATEQTEEADDTPESTMLQEEREALTDPQTLPDISIEGKEEEDEEEAMAAE; translated from the coding sequence atgaagaaaCAATCATCTAGCAGAAGCCAAAGAGGGAGCAGAGGTATCAAAGGGAAGCATGTTGTGCAGATATGTGTTCTGCTTGGAGTTTGCATCTGGCTAATCTATCAAGTGAAGTATTCTCATGACAAGAAGAAGGAACTCTATGAGGGAGATGtcaagaaatcgacggtgttgTTAGAGAATGAAGAAGGGATGGTGAAGCTTGGGAGAAAAGATCTTCTTCCCGGTTATCATAAGCAGAACGAGAAAGAGAAGCGTgtggaagaagaggaggaggatgaagaagaagaagagaaagagagcaaGAGTAGAGTAGAGAATAGTAGTACTCATgaggaagaggagaaagaagatgaggaggatgaagaagaagaagataagaacAAGCTAGGAGAGGAAGTAGTTgaagaggatgaggaagaaaacaaacatgaagaagaagatgatattgatgaacaagatcaaagtaAGGATGATGAATTGCTtcaagaagagaaggagaaagaagCAGAGACTAATCATGCAGATGAGATTGATGTGACTGTTCATGAGGCACGCGAGGAGCATTACAAGGCTGATGATACTTCCAGCGCAGTGTCTCATGAGTCTCGGATACTGAACACTGAGAAATTGAATGAAAGTTATGGAAATTCAACAGGACCATCTCAGGAGAACAGTTCCAATACCACTACAAATGAGGTTGGGGTTCAGAAGGAGCCTGTCTTGAAGTTAGGAGAAGCTGAAAGCAAAGATTCTGTGGAGAAAACAGTTAATGCTGTAACTGAACTGAGAGGTGAAACAGTTAATGGTAATTCGACAGAAGCAGTTCTTGAAGCTTCAGGGTTTGTGCAGAATGAAACAAGAACCATGCAAGAACGTAGCCAAGAACATGACAAAACAGAAGATGGTGCACCACCTTCAGGATCCTCTGATCTACAGAATGTCGTCGAACTTGAGCAAACCCGTAATGAAACTGATGCCAACATCACTGTTTCTGCAAACATTACCAACACATCTTCCATTCAAGATGAGTTCAGGAACTCAACTTCAGAGTCTTCTCTAGTTGAAAACATCTCTGGGTCGAACACAACTGAGGTGGTGAAGGAGAGTTCAACGTCTGAAGGTGATGAGgaaacagaagagaaagaaagttcAAACCATTTTGCAACAGAGCAAACGGAGGAAGCAGATGATACTCCTGAAAGCACAATGTtgcaagaagagagagaagctctCACTGATCCACAAACTCTGCCGGATATAAGTATAGaagggaaagaagaagaagatgaagaagaagcgaTGGCTGCAGAGTAA